AGTATGTACAAATTATAGAAAATAATTTTAAGGGATAGATTTTAATAAATAATAAAGTCCATAAATTGGGATAAATAAAATAACATCAGTTAAGTTAATACAGAATACATGGAGGTGAAAACTGCTTTATAAAATAATATTAAGCAGTATATAAAAATGAGCGGTAAGTTAATAATTATAGAGAGTGGATCAGATGCAAGTGGAAAGGCAACACAAACTAAAAAATTATATGAGAGATTATTAAAAGATGGATACAATGTAAAGAAAGTAGAATATCCAAATTATGATTCTGAATCATCTGCACTAGTAAAAATGTACTTAAGAGGTGAATTTGGTGAGAAGGCAACAGATGTAGACCCATATATAGCATCTACATTTTTTTCAGTAGATAGATATGCTTCATTTAAGACTGAATGGGAAAAATTTTATAACAATGGTGGAATAGTTCTTGCAGATAGATATACAACATCTAATATGGTACATCAGGCTTCTAAAATGGATGCAGATGAAAGAGATAAGTACTTAGATTGGCTTGTAGATTATGAATTCAATATGTATAAAATACCAAAACCAGATTGCGTAATATTTTTAGATGTTCCTGTAAACTTTAGTAAGAAACTTATGGAAAATAGAAAAAATAAGTTTACAGGTGAAAAGAAAAAAGACATTCATGAACGTGATATAAAATACTTAGAAAAATCATATGAGAATTCTTTATATATAGCGGATAAGTA
The Romboutsia ilealis genome window above contains:
- a CDS encoding dTMP kinase, which translates into the protein MSGKLIIIESGSDASGKATQTKKLYERLLKDGYNVKKVEYPNYDSESSALVKMYLRGEFGEKATDVDPYIASTFFSVDRYASFKTEWEKFYNNGGIVLADRYTTSNMVHQASKMDADERDKYLDWLVDYEFNMYKIPKPDCVIFLDVPVNFSKKLMENRKNKFTGEKKKDIHERDIKYLEKSYENSLYIADKYNWNKINCVEDDKLRSIDNIHEEIYNLVIDRIKSMER